In one window of Solanum pennellii chromosome 2, SPENNV200 DNA:
- the LOC107009059 gene encoding LOB domain-containing protein 37, translating into MSCNGCRVLRKGCSDNCILRPCLQWIETPEAQGHATVFVAKFFGRAGLMSFISAVPENQRPALFQSLLYEGAGRTVNPVNGAVGLLWTGNWHVCQAAVETVLRGGALRPISEFLGASVEIDEVSDCTDVFKLQDPSLNMRPKMQKRRRSLEETSMLDLSLTPGFNQKVYNSHPLPENHRRPGTPSMNSEESGTTTCFESSAVIGDHQGKEPKLLSLFN; encoded by the exons ATGAGTTGTAATGGTTGTCGAGTCCTTCGAAAAGGATGCAGTGATAACTGTATACTGAGACCTTGTTTGCAATGGATCGAAACACCGGAAGCACAAGGACACGCTACTGTATTTGTAGCTAAGTTTTTTGGCCGTGCTGGACTTATGTCCTTCATTTCCGCCGTTCCAGAAAACCAACGGCCTG ctttgtttcagtccttGTTATACGAAGGTGCTGGGAGAACAGTGAACCCAGTCAACGGTGCTGTAGGTTTATTATGGACAGGTAATTGGCACGTCTGTCAAGCGGCGGTGGAAACCGTCCTCCGCGGCGGCGCGTTACGGCCGATCTCTGAATTTCTCGGCGCGTCGGTAGAGATTGATGAGGTGTCTGATTGCACCGATGTATTTAAGCTTCAGGATCCAAGTCTAAACATGCGACCGAAGATGCAGAAGCGACGTCGTTCTCTTGAGGAAACTTCAATGTTGGATCTCAGTTTAACACCAGGTTTTAATCAGAAAGTGTATAATAGTCACCCTTTGCCGGAGAATCATCGGCGACCTGGAACTCCGTCGATGAATTCAGAAGAATCTGGAACAACTACTTGTTTTGAGAGTAGTGCTGTCATTGGAGATCATCAAGGAAAAGAACCCAAATTACTCAGCTTGTTCAATTAG
- the LOC107011223 gene encoding BTB/POZ domain-containing protein SR1IP1-like, with product MTTKKDELLFSAMKRTSDWIFSQEIPSDVTVNAGGTSFTLHKFPLVSKSGYIRKLVSESNEADVSTIDIPDIPGGGEAFELAAKFCYGINFEISTENIALLRCAAEYLEMTEDYAVANLVERTEAYFNEVAIKSLAGAVTILRSSENLLPIAEKVKLVSRCIDTIAYTACKDNQFSTSGRAEAGINGSTFSNPKPIVDWWSEDITVLRIDFFQRVLIAMMARGFKRYALGPILMLYSQKSLRGLEIFGKGRKKIEPKQEHEKRVVLETIVSLLPKEKNALSVSFLSMLLRAAIYLETTIACRLDLEKRMALQLGQAVLDDLLIPSCSFTGDTLYDVETVQRIMMNFLDNEEGNRLGDEEYHVSPSLSDMERVGKLMENYLAEIASDRNLSVTNFINLAEVIPEQARITEDGMYRAIDIYLKAHPALSDIERKKVCGIMDCQKLSREACAHAAQNDRLPVQTVVQVLYYEQQRLHNGTQLVATEPPALVSSKRDDQFSTNPVSDEVSSLKRENQELKFELLKMKTRLIEIEKPKSNTSASSSPLVITQPSVGKPPLPRKSNFMSSVSKKLGRFIRADGLTQGKARNKPSKDRRHSIS from the exons ATGACCACTAAAAAGGATGAGCTTCTATTCTCTGCTATGAAGAGGACCTCTGACTG gatTTTCTCCCAAGAGATTCCCAGTGATGTAACTGTAAATGCAGGAGGAACCTCCTTTACACTGCACAAG TTCCCATTAGTTTCAAAGAGTGGATACATAAGAAAGTTGGTCTCAGAATCTAATGAGGCTGATGTTTCTACGATCGATATCCCTGATATACCTGGTGGAGGAGAGGCATTTGAACTTGCAGCAAAGTTCTGTTATGGAATAAATTTTGAGATTAGCACAGAAAACATTGCCTTACTGAGATGCGCGGCGGAATATCTTGAGATGACGGAAGACTATGCAGTTGCAAATTTGGTGGAAAGAACTGAAGCCTACTTTAATGAAGTAGCAATTAAGAGTCTTGCTGGTGCAGTTACAATTTTGCGTTCATCAGAAAACCTTCTTCCCATTGCAGAGAAAGTAAAATTGGTGAGCCGATGCATAGACACAATTGCATATACAGCCTGCAAGGATAACCAATTCTCCACATCAGGTAGAGCAGAAGCTGGTATCAATGGATCCACGTTTTCAAACCCGAAACCTATAGTTGACTGGTGGTCTGAAGATATAACCGTCCTTAGAATTGATTTTTTCCAAAGGGTTCTGATTGCGATGATGGCAAGGGGATTCAAGCGGTATGCACTTGGACCAATATTAATGCTCTACTCACAGAAGTCTCTTCGAGGTTTG GAAATATTtggaaagggaaggaaaaagaTTGAACCAAAGCAAGAACATGAAAAAAGAGTTGTTTTAGAAACCATCGTTAGTCTTCTGCCAAAGGAGAAAAATGCATTGTCCGTTAGCTTTCTGTCAATGCTGCTCCGAGCTGCAATATATCTGGAGACCACGATAGCTTGCAGGCTTGACCTGGAGAAGAGGATGGCATTGCAGCTTGGACAGGCTGTATTGGATGATCTGTTAATTCCTTCATGTTCCTTCACAGGAGACACCTTGTATGATGTTGAAACCGTGCAGcgtattatgatgaatttcctTGACAATGAGGAGGGAAATCGATTAGGAGATGAAGAGTATCATGTGTCTCCTTCATTAAGTGACATGGAGCGGGTTGGAAAACTTATGGAAAATTACCTTGCTGAAATAGCCTCTGACCGTAATCTGTCTGTCACAAACTTCATTAATCTTGCTGAAGTCATCCCAGAGCAAGCAAGGATCACTGAAGATGGGATGTACAGGGCCATTGACATTTATTTGAAG GCACATCCAGCTCTAAGCGACATAGAAAGAAAAAAGGTTTGTGGTATTATGGACTGTCAAAAACTATCTCGAGAAGCTTGTGCTCATGCTGCTCAAAATGACAGGCTCCCTGTTCAGACAGTTGTGCAAGTACTTTACTACGAGCAGCAACGTCTTCACAATGGGACCCAGCTTGTAGCAACTGAACCTCCTGCTCTTGTTTCTTCCAAAAGGGATGATCAGTTCTCTACTAACCCTGTTTCAGACGAGGTCTCGAGTCTAAAACGAGAAAATCAGGAGCTGAAATTTGAGCTGCTGAAAATGAAGACGAGGTTGATAGAAATTGAAAAACCAAAGTCAAACACATCAGCCTCAAGCAGCCCTTTGGTCATTACTCAGCCATCTGTTGGTAAACCTCCTTTGCCAAGAAAATCTAACTTCATGAGCTCAGTATCGAAAAAGCTCGGAAGATTTATTCGAGCGGATGGACTCACGCAAGGCAAAGCCCGAAATAAACCAAGTAAAGATAGACGTCATTCCATATCGTGA